The genome window CGCTGACGCAATGCAGCGGCTTGAGTCGCTTGTCGAAGAAGCGGGCCTTGGTCCGAAGCGTGACCTCATAGGCCGCGCCGTGGATGTGGTCGTTTTCATGTCCAAGACCCCACAGCATACGCGGGTTGTGGACTCCATCATCAAAATCAACGGGTTCAACCCCGATAACCATATATATGAGAAGGAAACCGTTTATGCGTATTCAGCATAGCATCCTGGCCCTGGCCCTTGTCACCGTCCTTGCCATTCCCGAAGCGGCTTTTGCCAGCAACGGCATTACCGAGTTTTCCGGCCCCCTGGAAAGGGTCATGAGCACTCTGACCGGCGACGCGGGCAAATGGATTTCGATTATCGCCATGGCGCTCTGCGGCGTGGTGTTCATCATACAGAAAGACGACATTTCGGGCGGCTTCAAAATGCTGCTCTCCGTGGTCTTTGCCATCAGCTTCATTGCCTTTGCGGCGAGTATCGTCAATTCCATCTTCACCTTCAGCGGGGCGTTGGTGGCGTAATGCGGACGGTACACATTCACCAATCCCTGCATCGCCATGCCCATGTCCTGGGCGCGGAACGAACGCTGGTTCTGTCCAGCGGGCTTCTTGCCTTCCTCGTGGGCCTCGGCGGCATGACGTTTCTTTCGGCAGTATGCGCCGCCGCCTTTTGGGTGGCGTCCATTTTCGTTCTTCGCAACATGGCGAAAGCGGACCCGCAAATGTCCACGGTCTGGCTTCGCCATGTCAAACAGCAGATTTTCTACCCGGCG of uncultured delta proteobacterium contains these proteins:
- a CDS encoding TrbC/VIRB2 family protein encodes the protein MRIQHSILALALVTVLAIPEAAFASNGITEFSGPLERVMSTLTGDAGKWISIIAMALCGVVFIIQKDDISGGFKMLLSVVFAISFIAFAASIVNSIFTFSGALVA